AGGTCACCCTCCACATGGGAATGCCGGTGGTCACCGCCACCCCTACCAGCCCGATGAAGCTGATGATCTGACCCGCCGTCTCCTTGCCGATTTTCCCCATGGCCGAGAGGCTGCGTTATGGACACGATCGAAGCTTGGAAGCGTATGGGTGGAAAGGGGCGGTTCCTTGCTCGCGGTGCACAGGTGAGTTCTTCTCGCCTAACCGGATTCTTCTTCTCCAGTCACAGGAGTGGCATCGAGAGAAAAACACGCTTTCATATGCACGCCATTGGGTTTAGAACTCTGATGACGTCAAAGATTTCATCGAGTTATTTAAGTAGGTCAAATCTGAGCAAAGTAGAATTGACAATTATAAAAGAATGACCTATAATAAAAGTGTCGCACACATTCTCAGCCCCGATGATAACCATCGGAGAAGTTTGTCCTCAAACAATCCGCACCACCGTCAGGCATCACGTGACACACAAGTTAAGTATTTACACAACCGTGACTTCATTCGCTTTCGCTTTACATGTCAGCCCAAAAATCCAATCAGCGGTGACAAGTCATTGATTAAACTTATTTTCTAAATCGTTCAGCCGCCTCAAAATCAATACCTCTAAAATTTAGCAAGCAACGAACGAATAAAGAatcattaggaaaaaaaaaagtgcctaaCTGCACTAATGCAGGGATCATTTTCTCCTACACAGTGCTTttacgccatcttgtggcatcctgGGGTAATTCAGAAAGATCATTCGCCAAACATATAGCAAAAAAGTAAATTaacgcaaataaaaaaaaaaaaaaaagtggggtaCACGCTGTAGAATGCAGCAATTCCCCACTAATGCCACTTGATTTAGTTTCTAACTTCCAAGTCCCGTCAACCGTGTTTCACACGTAATCCCTCGAAGTGGGCGCCGAGTTCACAGCCGTGAATTTGGTGACGTAGCCGGGATTCTGGTGGTGTTTGGGGGGACAGTTCCAGCAAAGGAGTCCCCCGCCGATCAGCAGCAGCACGGCGGCCGCCCAACCCACGTACAAGGCCGCCCCCAACTCGTAACGCTGGGACGCGAAGACCAGAGGGTTGTAGAAATTGGTGATGATGACGTGGGCCGACCACGACACGGGAATAAGGCACAGGAGCCCGGAGACGAGGAACAGAACCCCGGCCAGGATGGCCGCCCTGGCTTTAGAGGCCTCCTCCTCCATGCAATTGGTGCATTTCCCGCCCACGATGGCCAGCATGACCCCGAAAATGCCGGTGATGATGGAGACGATGATCATGGCCCGGGCGGCCTGCAGGTCCTGCTCCAGCGCCAGCATGGAGTCGTAGACCTTTAGTCAGAGTTCAAATGACTAATAATATCCAGGGGAGTCGGACCAGAAACATTTAACATATGATTTAGTCTAATTAGCCATTAAGCTACCTTTTAGCTCTCCACAAAACATGAAGCATTTTAACATCATTGCCTTAAAATAAACAAAGAGAAAACTGATGCAAATGCGCTATTAAGCTAAGAACAAAAATGTTCCATCAACCTTGCACTGCATCTGTCCCGTGCTCTGCACCACGCAGTTCATCCACAGGCCTTGCCAGATGGTCTGCGCCGTGATGATGTTGGCTCCCACGAAAGCCGTCACCTTCCACATGGGCAACGCGCACACCACGATGACCATCAACCAGCCAACCGCCGCCATGGAGACACCAATCATCTGAACGCCCTGAGACACCATCGTGCCGACTTACGTCCGGTTAGAGAGACGAGCGGGACAACGCCAGCTTGTTTTTATAGTTTGTTGGGGGGGGTGAAGCGGAACCGCTGGCAGAGAAGCGTGTGAACGGCGAATCCCGGGCTCCTATTGGCTGTGGTGAGTTTACATGAAAACACGGGCCTAGTCACCTTCAGTGGTGCTGAGTCTGCTGACCCCCACAAACATTCCAAGGTCAGAAGGTTGCCATTGTGGTTGTCCAACTTCAGGTTAAATATGCATCAAAAATTAAAttcaattttaaattaaaaatatgcgGTTGGGATTGTAGATATTTTTCCATAAGACTATTAAAACTGGTACATTTGTATTGGTCACCGTGGCAACCACTCTCCCGGAAATGGTTAACTAATATTTACGTAACTTTTAGTTAAATTACTTATTTGCGTAACTTTTAGACAGTATTAGGAACATTAGAGTGTATATTGTAAATTTACTGGTTTAGAGGTCAATTGTTTTCATCCAACTCTTTTAATTGcgcaataataaattaaaaataacaccAACAGTAAAGAACAGATGGACCGGCTTCAAGTTAAGTTGTTGGGAGCAGATGAGGGCGGGGACTTGGTGGGGTAGTCGTCCTTGGGCTGGCAGTTGGCGCACAGGAAGGCGATGCCGAGGAGGGCGCCGCCTATTATGAGCAGGCCCGAAGACCCCCAGCCGATGAACAGGGCGGCCCCTAGCTTCGTCTTGTACCGGGAAAAGGTCCCCGGGTGGGAAAGGTCCCTGATGACGCTGTTGGCCGTCCAACACACGGGGATGAGGCACAGCACCCCCGCCAGGATGAAGAACACGCCTGAGGCCACGCAGATTTTGATCTTGGTGCCCTGGTCCCGCACACAGTTGGTGCACTTGCCGCCCGCAAGGCACAGTAGCGACGCCAGCGTGCCCAGCAAGATGGAGGCGATGATCAGGGCCCGGGCGGTCAGGATATCGGAGCTCGGAACCAGCGTGGAGTCGAAGACCTTGCACTGGATCTGTCCCGTGCTGTGGATCACGCACATCATCCAGATGCCCTCCCAAGTGGCCTGCCTCGTCTGGATGAAGGGGTCCGCTAAAACCCTCACCTTCCACTGGGGCAGGGCGCACACCATGATGGTTCCCATCCAGCCCAGGACGCACAGGACGGTGCCCAGCATCTGAAAGCGCTCCAAAACCATATCCAAAATCCGATGGAAGTTCGAAAAGAAGTGCTCGAGTGGGGCTGGAGTGCCACTTTTAAGCACGAAACACACCTGGCCGCCTCTCCCCCGACCCGGGCATGTCGCATCATGTCAGGCGAGTGTGATGGCCATCATGTGACTATCAAAACAAAATTCAGCCCCTCCTTCTTGGACAGGGGTGTGGGTAATTGTTTTCATCATGGAGCTCCAAAGTCAAATTGTGAGGGGTGAAAACACAATCCAAGAATTTGTTTGAAGTTCACATTTGGGTTCACACTCAGGACTTGACCTAGTAGGTTCCTGGATCTTCAACAGGAACTAAACAGACTTCACGCGACAagatgcaaattccacacaagaAGGAAGAAGCTGAATGGCAAAGCGCCAGCAACACAATGCAAACTCATACCACAATTGCAAACAGTTCTGTGATAGTAAAAGTGAGCCGCCCAAAATTTTCAAAACGGAATAAATATGAAAAGACTGCTGCAAAATGATCACTTGCTTTTTGTGTTGCTATTTATATTgcacaaaaatcaacaaaactCCCCGAAAGACAAATAGCAGTTTTTTGGCGGGGAAAGGAAAAAATAGCTCAGCCAAATTTTTTTGTGCCTAAACAAATATTGCTGAAACTCATGTTGatttaaatgtgatttttgcACTGAACAaattcaataataaaaaaaaaaaatcagctattCACGTCACATGACCCAATAATGTCCAAACACATGCAAAATCATAAAATTCAATCTGACCTGTGGCTGAAACTTCAAGTCCAGTCCAGTCTCCCGTTTTGTCGATGAAGACGATGTAAACGTTCTCAAACACGAGTGAGTCCGCCCGACAACGAGTGTGCGTCCAAGACGTGCCGCCCAGGGAATTAGATTGTCCCACAAATGAATGGAGGCAGTGTCCCGGAGCCAAAAACCTGGACTACAATCCCTTCGTTTGATCCACGCTAGAATCGTTGGACATATTGAATTCCAGGAGGAATGTCCACAATTAATACTCTGAGGAAAGAAGCTTTCAAACCACCCGAGAAAGCTCTTTGAGAAGCTATCTGACTCTTTTCGGATATTAAAGTTGAGGAAAGACACAACGATGAATtgaagtagaagaagaagaagtagaagaagaGACAAttcggccattttgtttatttagcaAACCGGAAAAAATTAATCACAAAaaggttttcaaactttttctGCCTCTCTGAGTCAATTTACTTTCAcaccaaacataaaaaaatagaattagACTTTATGTATTTAAAACAAGCACAAAGCTTTGACTGCTGTCCgcttagcttgatgctaacaaaCAACGCAAAACACCTCTGACATGCTAATGGTTAGCATAGCCATGGTTTTactcaataaatcaataaggattggataaaaaagaaaaagttgaggAAAGGCCTTTCCATACGGTTAATTGTCTAATAatgcatttgaataaaaatgcattataattttattttattaaaaaacaaacaaatatgaaACTGTGATTAAATGTTTGATTAAAGTTTCACCCTCTTCAATGCAAGAGGTTGAAAAATATGAATTGGGTTGTCCGTTAGAAACAAATCGGCAAAGCGGTCCGACTGGCTCCGGCTCCCACCCAGGTTAATGTttacaaacagcagctctgcagGCTGCTACAGGTTCAGGCCATGAAACTTTTGGACTGAATGTCTCATTATTATCAACCtttagactttaaaaaaaaaaaaaaaatcccactgggtcttgtttTTATACAAAATTGTTGTCAGCCTTCCATTAAATGCCAGCAGATTACAGCAATGGTTGGCCAACAAAACTGTTATGATTCACCTCATATTTGGATTTCGATTATCTACAGACTTGTACTTGTCTGATAAAGAAAGAtaccactggaaaaaaaaatccagctttcccataaatatttttgtatttttttcaaaatggtgcATGGCAACCATTGACAGTGTTGAAAAGGGGGTGCGCCAACTTTGTTGAAGGGGGAATTGAAAAGTTTGAGAAAAGCAATTATGAAATCACCATCAATGTCTATTAATATGTTTATTAATATTCTTCCTCATGTCCAGTTCCGAGGGGGGTGCGCCGCTTTTGCACCTCAAATCTTCGACCTTTGGCTAAGTGGTTTGCGAGACGGCGGTGCCGGGTCTGTTCATTGTTGCCGCTTGACATTTTGATGGCGTAAAAAGTAGAAGTCAATAATCCTGCCATGACCGCTCAACATCAAAACGTTTTGTGCAATATATTTTGAGGTCTACTTGTGGTTCTCCTTTTAAGTTCCGATTTTAGCTATGACAATCGATTTCTATTGACGTGTGAAGAGGCAGCTGCGGACGTTGAGGGAAATGATCACCCTGATTGATGAACCACGGTGACCTTAGTAAATGAGAAGAACCATCTAAATGACAGCTGGATCACGTTTCACAAAGAAGGAGTCATTGCAAGAAGGCCCCGGTATTGACGTACAAATAAATCCAGTTGCTGGTGGGAGCAGTAGAGaaggtttgcatgaaagttggcaaaacacacaagaacatttattgttgttcttttttccccttcgaAGCACTCAGATCTCATTCCAAAAGTGATTTGGCGTTTTTTTGCCATTCATAAAGTCCGTTCAAATGGACCCGATCAGACATAAAtgccattgtcatttttttcccaacagttttttattttcaacgTGTCTTGACTACTGTTCTTCAGAAAACATGGATttcctctctctgtctgtctggaaGTATTTCCCATCATTCTTCAATGCCAACATGACAGCACCTGGCGCTGACTCCACCTTCGTGCTGTATAAAGGAGGTCCAATCAGTTTCTCCCCTCAAGAAGGACTCGGGACCTGCAGCCGAGGGGATCTCATATCACCTGCGAGACTCTCCCCCAACGATGGCCTCTTCCGGCGTGGAGATCCTGGGCCTGACGCTAGCCGTGGCGGGCTGGCTGGGCGCGATGGTGGCGTGCGGCCTTCCCATGTGGCGGGTGGCCGCCTACGTGGGCCAGAACGTGGTGCTGTCCCAGGTGATCTGGGAGGGCCTATGGATGAACTGCTCAGTGCAGAGCACAGGCCAGATGCACTGCAAAGTCCACGACTCCATGCTGGGGCTCCCCCGGGAACTCCAGGCGGCCCGAGCTCTTGTGGTGGTCTCGGTGGCGCTGGGCGTGGTTGGTGTCGCCCTGGCAACGGCCGGGGCTCAGTGCACCGACTGCAGCCGGGACGTGAGGGGGAAAAGGCGTCTGGCGGCGGTCGGGGGGCTCGTCTTGACCCTGGCGGGAGTGCTAACGCTGGCGGCCGTGTCCTGGACGGCCCACGTCATCGTGTTGGGCTTCTACGACCCGCTTCTGGAGGAGACGGGCAAGCGGGACTTCGGCAACGCGCTTTACTTTGGCTGGGCCGCCTCGTGCCTGCTCATCCTTGGGGGGGCGCTACTCTGGTGCACCTGTAGCCCCCGGAGGGACTGGAGACCCGCTCAGGTGGACTATTCGTCTGTTTCTCGCCGTGGGTACAAAAGGCGAGACTATGTGTGATCAAAGTGTTGCGAATGtggccagcagggggcgccAACAAGCAGTTGTTTGAAGGACCCTGgacctgtttttgtcttttctaaGCAATGGTGGTGGGGGTCAGTATTGGCTTTTATATTCTTTGGGATGCAAGGCTATAAAAGTTGCTCGTCATAGATGTCACGCAAGAATTTAGATTTTTAGACAAACGTTTTTAAGAAAGTAAAACAGCTGACAATGGTAGCAAAGTTATGATATCATGTAGTCATTATTTAACTCTCAACTTTTtatgttgatgattttttttccttcattaaAGTCACTTCCACTATAATAAGCGCCTCACCTGTGTCAGTTGCTATGCAGAAAAAACGTACACACCTGCCGCAGCCCCCCGACATGAGATACTTAGTTTCGGGGGAAACGTAGCGAGGAGACAATGGGGGTCTTGTTGTCTTCCTAACTCGCTCTGGGATAATCAGCCAAATGTGCAACAGATACCCTCACAAAGACTTCATTGATCACCTGATCCCTGCTAATCTCCAAcgacccccccccaaccccaatGGGTGAAATAAAACTCATTTAGTCCAaaactattttgaaaaataatctaATAAATAGAACCTAATCATCTCTCAATCGCAATcaccatttattatttattttcttttttctccatgcattttttttttaaccaacagaagcaaaatattattttgtataaCAATAAGAAATATCAGATTAATTATACTTTTAGGCTCATGCTAAAATTGAATTAATTAGTCCACACAGCCGTTTTGAATTCAACACACTATTGAGCGACCTATTTAATGCACTCTAAACAAACAAATGTGGCCTACTTGGCTGTTTTTTGGAGTTGTTGTTTTGCAagctaaacattttttttccctcccagtATGAGTTATCAAACCGAGAAGTTTATCAGTCTTGCCACGAATAATGAAAAGTATATCTTAAAATATTTCGTATCAGAACAAAACCAAGTGATACATCAAATAACCCAAAGGCAAATAAACCTTTCAAAACACGATGACCTTCAAAAGAAGGACACTGATAAGACCCCCtgctccccccctcccaccaTCTGGCACCATTGTAATTGTCTATTTACTTCCTGTAGAAAATTGCGTCAACATTCAAACTTTAATATTTAAATTACCTCCAAGATGATGCACGCTGCCTAGTCACTTTATTAGAAACACGAGTTGGCTTGCAGAAACTTCGAAGGTGGAGCTGCTCGTGTTAGCCCCAAGTTTCTTTTCGGAAGGGGGAAGTCAGGGCGGCAGATCAACACTGGTGCTGATATTCACTTTCAATCATTCATCGGCAAGTTCTTGACCAGCTCTGTTACTCTTTAACCGGTCCAGTTCTGAGATAGCCACTTTGTGTGTACTCGGGAACGCTACAGAGGGGGTTGAATGATTAAGCCgagttcgttttttttttagatgctccACCACCCAGAGGGAGACAGTTTGAATTTTGATTCGAGCGCTTGCTGAGGATCGTAATTTTTGAGACATGCCTTCGGCGGGATTGGAGATACTCGGAGTGGTGCTGGCCGTGTTGGGATGGATCCTGGCCCTGACGTCGTGCATTCTGCCCATGTGGAGGGTGACGGCCTTCATCGGCAGCAATATCGTGACGGCGCAGAACATCTGGGAGGGGATCTGGATGAGCTGCGTGGTGCAGAGCACGGGTCAGATGCAGTGTAAGATCTACGACTCCATGCTGGCCCTCAGCGGCGATCTACAGGCCGCTCGGGCTCTCACCGTCATCTCCATCGTGGTGGGCCTGGTGGGCATCCTGGTGGCCATGACGGGGGCAAAGTGCACCAACTGCGTGGAGGAGGAGCAGGCCAAAGCCCGGGTGATGATCGGAGCCGGGGCGGCGTTCATCCTGGCGGCGCTGACGCAGCTCATCCCGGTGTCGTGGTCGGCCAATGCCATCATCGCCGAGTTCTACAATCCCGTCGTCCTCAGCGCACAGAAGAGAGAGATGGGCGCCGCTTTGTACGCCggctgggccgccgccgccttcttGCTCCTCGGCGGGTGCATCCTGTGCTCCAGCTGCCCACCTCAGCCCGAGAAGAGGTACGGGACCCCGGGAAAGATCGTGTACCCGCCCAGCAGATCCATCCCGGCGAGTGGCTACGAGCAGAGAAACTACGTCTGATGCGGCTTTTAATGGACGCTTCTGAACTTTTGACCTCTGTTGAAAATGTTATTATTATAAACTCAGCTTGGAtatcaaccaaaaaaaaaaatctgaaatatacACAACTATTATTTTGTAATAAAGTTTGTTTGGATGCTTGAATGGTCATTTTAGGATCTtttacaatgtaaaaaaaaaaaaaaatcgcaacaATGTGTCTGACATTTCGAGAAAACGAAACTTTTCCAACTTTGTGGTAACAATTCGTGGAAGACTCGACCCACATCCTCCACCACTGCTCTTAAGATGGAGATTGCCTTCTGGAATTCAAACGACCTCGTTCATTCCAACCGGGGGATCTTCAGAAGATCTTCTCACAGCGACCATCTACCTGCCTGTTTGCTCCCAGATAACAAAAACGGCCGTCTACTTTGTCAGCCCGTGACACAAAGGACTCGCTTCATGGTGGAGAGAATGGGAAGGGGGTGAGGGGAGGACAGAAGGCAGTTAGtggaaaggggagggggcgggaggGGCGCCATTTCTAGAGAGACGCTCATTCCGCCAAAGAATTCCAAGGGCATCCCGCAGACAGACGGTGATTAAAGGCCATCCAGCAAGTTGGGGAAAGTTCCAGAGTCTAACCGCCATTGTGTGTTCAAAATAAACAGCAACTCACGCCGTATTCATTCCGACCCAAACTTCTGTAAATATCTTCAATACTTGTCTGACATTTGTTCTCTAAATCCAAACGCAAATTGAAAGTCAAACTTCTTTGCTTTCTTCTTCACCGCCAACCAATCGAAAGGTCTGGTGGTGACTCAGGTGGGCTTTGGTGGTTGAGTTACTCAATGATAATATTTACTCAATCTAGGATGGAGTCCGGAGTCGGGACACCTGTAGGATTCGACTTTGTGGGGAGAGTTCGATGAAGACCCTTGGAAGTTAGAAGACAATCCAAAATGTTCTTAGCCACACTTGCCGACGTGATAAAAGGCCCCATTGTGGCCCATTGTGAAAGCCGAGAGCTGAGTCTCTTCTTCTCCCCGTCTTCCCCCTCCCTCTTTGCAGTGAGGTCAGCTCCTCCAAGGACTCCTCCCATCCACCTGACCCGACTTTATAAAGCAAAGTGCTCCCGTCTTGGctccgcacacacacgcaaacacacacgcaccggGCGCCGACTTCCTCAAGAGTTTCTTCGGCGTGACGTTGGTGGAAGAGCTCGCAGGATGT
This genomic window from Syngnathus typhle isolate RoL2023-S1 ecotype Sweden linkage group LG6, RoL_Styp_1.0, whole genome shotgun sequence contains:
- the LOC133156052 gene encoding claudin-9-like → MASSGVEILGLTLAVAGWLGAMVACGLPMWRVAAYVGQNVVLSQVIWEGLWMNCSVQSTGQMHCKVHDSMLGLPRELQAARALVVVSVALGVVGVALATAGAQCTDCSRDVRGKRRLAAVGGLVLTLAGVLTLAAVSWTAHVIVLGFYDPLLEETGKRDFGNALYFGWAASCLLILGGALLWCTCSPRRDWRPAQVDYSSVSRRGYKRRDYV
- the LOC133155458 gene encoding claudin-4-like — encoded protein: MVSQGVQMIGVSMAAVGWLMVIVVCALPMWKVTAFVGANIITAQTIWQGLWMNCVVQSTGQMQCKVYDSMLALEQDLQAARAMIIVSIITGIFGVMLAIVGGKCTNCMEEEASKARAAILAGVLFLVSGLLCLIPVSWSAHVIITNFYNPLVFASQRYELGAALYVGWAAAVLLLIGGGLLCWNCPPKHHQNPGYVTKFTAVNSAPTSRDYV
- the LOC133155459 gene encoding claudin-like protein ZF-A89, translated to MVLERFQMLGTVLCVLGWMGTIMVCALPQWKVRVLADPFIQTRQATWEGIWMMCVIHSTGQIQCKVFDSTLVPSSDILTARALIIASILLGTLASLLCLAGGKCTNCVRDQGTKIKICVASGVFFILAGVLCLIPVCWTANSVIRDLSHPGTFSRYKTKLGAALFIGWGSSGLLIIGGALLGIAFLCANCQPKDDYPTKSPPSSAPNNLT